A single region of the Phaenicophaeus curvirostris isolate KB17595 chromosome 4, BPBGC_Pcur_1.0, whole genome shotgun sequence genome encodes:
- the HS3ST1 gene encoding heparan sulfate glucosamine 3-O-sulfotransferase 1 — MAAFLLGAVLLIVQPQIVPSRPAINLKAEASSQSVQRELLKKTTQKNDFKENIHSNGSCRHLPQTIIIGVRKGGTRALLEMLSLHPDIAAAESEVHFFDWEDHYRNGLQWYINQMPFSYPHQITVEKTPAYFTSPKVPERVYSMNQSMRLLLILRDPSERVLSDYTQVFYNHMQKHKPYPSIEQFLIKDGELNLDYKAINRSLYYIHMQNWLKYFPLDRIHIVDGDKLIKDPFPEIEKVERFLKLSPQINASNFYFNKTKGFYCLRDSGRERCLHESKGRAHPQVDTRLLEKLHEYFHEPNKKFFELVGRTFDWHSFVAS, encoded by the coding sequence ATGGCAGCTTTTCTGCTGGGAGCTGTGTTGCTTATTGTTCAACCTCAGATAGTGCCTTCCAGACCGGCTATAAATTTGAAGGCTGAGGCTTCTTCTCAGTCTGTTCAGAGagagcttttaaagaaaacGACTCAAAAAAATGACTTCAAGGAAAATATTCATTCTAACGGATCATGCCGGCATCTGCCACAGACTATCATTATTGGAGTGAGAAAAGGTGGAACAAGAGCTTTGCTGGAGATGTTGAGCCTCCATCCAGATATTGCAGCAGCAGAAAGTGAAGTTCACTTCTTTGACTGGGAAGATCATTACAGAAATGGATTGCAGTGGTATATTAATCAAATGCCATTCTCTTATCCCCATCAGATCACCGTGGAAAAAACTCCAGCGTATTTCACATCACCTAAAGTGCCTGAAAGAGTTTATAGCATGAACCAATCAATGAGATTACTCCTTATTTTAAGAGACCCAAGTGAGAGAGTACTATCAGACTACACGCAAGTGTTCTATAATCACATGCAGAAGCACAAGCCGTACCCATCCATTGAACAATTTCTGATTAAAGATGGTGAACTCAATCTGGACTACAAGGCAATAAACAGAAGCTTATACTACATTCACATGCAAAATTGGCTGAAGTATTTTCCTCTTGATCGAATCCACATTGTAGATGGGGATAAACTAATCAAAGATCCCTTCCCTGAAATAGAGAAGGTAGAGAGATTTTTGAAGTTATCACCACAGATAAATGCTTCaaacttttatttcaataaaactaAAGGCTTCTACTGCCTAAGGGACAGCGGTAGAGAGCGTTGTTTACATGAGTCAAAGGGACGAGCACACCCACAAGTAGATACTCGGTTACTGGAGAAACTGCATGAATATTTCCACGAACCCAACAAGAAATTTTTTGAGCTTGTGGGCAGGACATTTGACTGGCACTCATTTGTGGCAAGTTAG